aaacaaaagttaaaaagaaaatacaagtaCAAGATCCTATCTATGTAGCTTCTCTTGAATCTTGACTTGAATCATCATATCTTCCCAAGTGTGAGATAAATACTTCGATCTCAAATTGAACTTGAAAGTAAACCCCATGCTTCAGGCGGGGTCCTGATCATGAAATTGAAAGGCAATTGAAAGTTGACCCAATTCTTCAGGCGGGCTCCTGCTACTTCTAACTGAAAGTACAGCCTATTCTTCAAGTGGGCTCCTAAACTTGGAATTGAAAGAAGTCTCTATTATTCAGGTGGGTTCCTGAACTTGAAATCGAAAGGCGGCCCTATTCTCCAAGCGAGTTCCTGATCATCTCATTCTTCAAGCGGGTCCTGACTTTTCGAACTTTCTCCCATGCTCCAGGCGGGACATGTAAATTATCAAAGACAAACAAAACGAACAAAAATTTTCTGCCCCAGTTCGCACAAGGAAAAGTTTGTGAGTGTTAACAAAAGTAAAGTAAATCTCATTATCCAAGAGGGTCCTGATGTCCTAAATCTCATTTTTCAGGAGTGTCCTGACAGCTAAATCCCATTTTCCAGGAGGGCCCTGATAAGGTAAATCTCATTTTCCAGGAGGATCCTGATAAGGTAAATCCCATTTTCCAGGTCCTGATAAAGTAAATTCCATTTTCCAAGAGGGTCCTGATAAATTAAATTCCATTTTCCTGGAGGGTCCTGATGACTACATCCCATTTTTCGTAGACGGTCCTGATGAACTAAATCCCATTTTTTAGGAGAGTCCTGATAAACTAAATCCCATTTTTCAGGAGGTCCTGATGATTAAATCCCATTTTCCAGGAGGATCCTGCTGAACTAAATGATAAAACCtactaaaaataatataaaagtcaaaatatcaagattaaacctaaaaagaaatatttaactCTAAAACGGTGTACAACCTAAAAGAGGGTCAAAAATCACGTGTGTACATCTATCAATAATCTCAATGCATCTATCGAGATGAAACCTCCCAATGTCACCAGTGTAGAACCAGCGGATGCCTCCCTCATCAACCTTACAAACCTCATTAGGTTTGTCACCAACAACTATTTCTCCCCGAGGCAGAGGCTTATCACCTATTTTGTAACCTCCTTCTTCCCAAGTAATAAGCTTTATGTAGCAACAAGGAAGAGGTGGACCAGCACGCCCAACAAAAGGATCATCCCACTCGGAGAAAGCAGCTCCAGCAAACGTCTCTGTCAAGCCATACCCTTGACCAATAGGAGCTCCCATACAAATGTTGATAAATCTTTGAGAATCTCCTGACAGAGGAGCACCACCGCAAAGCATGACACGGATATCTCCTCCAAGCACAGCCCTCACCTTTGTAAATATAATGATATCCCACAATTGTTTGTCTAGACCCCAAGCTCCAAACTAGCTACCTTCCATAGCAGGAGATGTGGAAAAGTTTCTTGGCAAAACCTGTCTTCTCCTCAACCTTCTTCATAACACCATCCCGAACACAATCCAGAATAGCTGGAACTACTACCATAAAAGTAGGTTTTAAACTTGTAGCATCTCCCTTGGTCCCCTTCGTGATTTTGTTAGAAGTTTCTTTCAATGTGAAGGCTGAGCCATAACCAATACAAGCACCTCCAGTCAGTATTACAGTTTCAGCAGCCAACTTAAAAACATGAGCTAAAGGAAGGTACACCAAATAGACATCACTGCTCCCAAGTTTTGGAATCACAGTCATAACAGCAGCTGCAGTGGCTACAATGCTGCCCTGAGTTATCATAACACCCTCAGGAAAGCCTGTACTGCCACTTGAATACATGATCACAGCAATATCTCCTTTAATAGGCATTCTTGGCTGAATAAGACTATTTCTACCTAGCTTTTCAACTTCtgagaaagatgacatcctCCGGCTGTCAATACTTGTGAAATCTGTTGCCATCTCATATTTCTCGTCATCCTCAAAATATATGACATTCTTGACAGTTTTCAGGCTCGAAATAGCAGAAACCAATTTTTTCAGTTGCTTGGCATCACATATCAATGTAGATGCCTGAGTCTCATTGAGCGAATGTATAAGTGCATCATCGCCCAAAGAAGCATAAATGGtaacaacaataatattttGCCAGAAGCATCCCTGAAAGGCAATGAGCCACTCCGCACGAGTTTCTGCGAAGATAGCAGCATGCACGAGTGTCCACATCATGACCCAAATTAACAAGACCAGAGGCAAAGTTGCAAGCGCGATCGAATACTTGTCCATAAAACTCCCACTGATACTCCCCCAAGTGAAGTTTCTCAAACTTCCTTCCATCACTTGCAGTAACAAATTAAAGTCCCTGCTAACTAGTTTTCTAATTCCTAGACAAAGATCAGATGAATGTTTTTTACAAGACTGCTCAAATAGAGTTGCTACAGTTGTAGCACCTTCCCAATGAACTTCAACTAATTTAGCTGATTTAGCATTGCGCATTGCAAGACCTGCCTCACCGCCAACTTCAACCGGAACACCTCTCTGTTTTGCCTTCTTCTTCCCCATAAGTAACATGGAGAGGAATATTGGTATAATTATGGCCACAAAAACTGCAGCAGCAACCCCAGGTGACCCATAATTTTTGGAGATATAATCATAGCTGGTCAGTCTCTCCAGGGTACTCGTTTATGAAGTACTTCCCTCAGAATCTTCCATCTCATATATCGCACAATTCTATGTTTCTGCAATCACTTCTTAAAAAGAATAAGCAGATACCTTGAGGGAACGTTATTGATGGGGAAAGTGTTGTGTAATGGTGGTGGAAAATGGCTTTAAGTCATGCAACATTGTACATATCAGTTATATTTTCGGTGGGTATACAAGAATGTTATCAAAAACCACACGACTAAGATCTATTATCTTTGATTCTTTTGTATCCTTTGGCTTCTCTTTTTCAATGTCGTGCAAAGTGAATTTGAATTAATCGAGCCAGTACAATCtagatatataaaaataaaaaacgtaTCAAAGTGCTCTCTTAGTTGGTAATCAGTATCAACCAAATAGTCATTCGATCTAGTTCAGAATTTACCCTTTTTGCCGTGGTCTTCCTATCTATTTTCACATTGGAAGATTGAGGTAGTTCACTTTTACAATTATTGATTCGCACTTTATGACATATGATTTGTGTCGTCATATCCAGCAATTAGCATACTATCCAATATTTGTTTGGATTAAAATTTAGCTGATCAATTTTGAACTAAACAATGGATCATAACTTAATTTGTCAAACTCAAAAGCCTTTTTCTCGTTGTTAATCTAAATGAAGCTTTACTATAGGAGTgagttagtcatcttttttctttcttttttagctTTAAGCATTCGATATCTAAAATTTGTAATCGTTGTAATTATATGCCGAAATATTTCATGTAAAATGGGATAAAACGACTATAATTTaagattttattatatttaattatttatcacCAAATGTGAATGCAGGactaaaagaaaattagtactCCTATTGTTTTATTGATCAATTTAGCACAAGAAGTCACAAAGATGTGGTAACAGATTCGTCTTCAAATCTAAgctcaattttaaaaaaaaaaaaaaaaatctaagctCAACAAACTATAGTATCTAATTGTCAAAAGTTCTCCgcctaattaaataaatagtacttatgtttctttcttttgtcagaaaaatgccaacaaaatcaatttttattatttagagaAAGGTCGTTATTACTTTTGGCTTTTTACCGTTCGAATCATGTGGATTATAGATCTGGTgttataaaatattgaaaagtttagAAGTCTCATagctctcccttttttttttttttttggtttcacaTCTGTTCAGTATTCGTATTGAAGCTCGACTAAATTCAAATCTTCGATGCGAGATTTATTTTGAGGACAGCtctcccaacaaaaaaaaaattcatttggcTCGAACCCGAGATTCTTTATTAAAAATAGAGAAACCCCACCAACCGTCCAACCACAGCCCACATTGATAAGTCTCACAGCCATTACAAGCCCCCTTGAACTGTGTGACAACAATTCAAAAAGGGCATTCAATGGGTGTGTCGGTCCTCTAAAGACTATTTCGGATTCTTCCTTCCTATTGTAGGTTTGACTTTAGGCCCTAAAGGGTGGCATGGCATACACAATTAGAAACAGAGATTTTTTTTATCGACATTCAATGAGAAATAGTCATTAAATACTTTTTAGTGAAAAATTCaataggaaaataaaaaaaagtaatagtGATAACGATTAATAAAATGTGTGAAGATAACAAGAGACTAGAATTATATTACACAATAGATAATAAAAATGTTTGGCGATTTTTTATCATCTAAGAATAGTCTGTTTGTTCTATTCTTTAAATATACTTTTATTAGTATTAGAGCAATAATTGTGCGGCCAAGTTTTTAAAAAGTGCGTtcgagaaaaaatatttttttcagctTCAGAAAAACAGATTCTATTTgtactaaaaaatatttttaattttttaaaagcttgaccaaacacctAAACTCTTtaaaatatgcaaaaatattcacttttagCTTCCTAAAACCTTGGTCAAGCATGCTATAAGTAATAGTGAATAGAGTTATCTAATATCTAAGATGTTAGGAGACATACCCAACTCTAATTTATTTGCGATTGAGTCATAATAATTATAGTTGTTTCAATATTGATGGCCAGAGTTATCTAATTCCTTATCCAAATATTGATAAAATAACCAAAGCACACGTAAACTAATTCAGATACCATctctattaaaaataaaattaaaaattgactTTCTGAGTCTGATGTCTGGCTTCTCATTGACCTGTTTTGTGGTGGTGGAATTTGGGTTAGGTCCCAAACGCGTACAACTTTATTGGCTACTTCTGTAATATTCCAAATTTAGGATAAGGTCCAGGACAACCACACATGTATTTTAATGCGAATTCATCTATATATACTTAGATAAACCCCAGATCCATGTTTGAGGATgtgtttatgaagttgaaaataattattaatgataaatgtgtatgtaaaaataaaatgtcatatactctctctgtttcaatttatgtgaatctatttctttattaatctgtgccaaaaagaatgatttctttctatatttgaaaacactttatctttatgcaatgatttataaccatacaaaatatatgtgatttATTTAGGACCACAAGTAAGCCCGTCAACCGGTTTGAACCGGACCGGACCGATAATCTTTTTGATAAACCGGCCCGGTTTCCGGTTTAAAAATGGCCGGGATTCGGTTTGCGTTTTTAAAATGGAAACGGACGGTCCAGTTCGAAAGTGTCCAAaacctctttttatttttattttttgtatagtatatatatatattatagtatttattagtatattgcaggtatatttacatatgttatataagtttataaataaagtttatatattttattacttgaataaacatatatatatatatatatatatatatatatatatatatatatatatatatattaagttatatgcttaagttatactacatatacctaaaatatactaagaatatacttatatatatatatatatatcaaatatacTTCTTTAGgttacataaattaaaacggatggagtatttattAAATGCATTAATGCAATTCGTACTCGTGGATGAAGGGAACTGCAGAGATAGATTGATGTATAGAAaaacttttgttttcttcttgcTGATTTAATGATGATTAGACTATCAAAAACTGAACTATTAAAAGGCTAGAAGTAATcactttccaaaaaaaaaaaatgcataatttAGGAAAGTGCTATTCCAATTATAGGTATGGATATAATATTCAAAGAAATAAGAATAACCCTATAGTCTATAGACTTGAATTAATTTGGCACaatgattttgtaaattaagaaaattgtcTATGATTTGTCAGCATTGGACCTAATTGGTTGGTCACTATAGAATATGTTGAAggggaaaactacgtatatatagaTTGATAactttccttatttacaaaacataacgatatattctAGCAACggattttaatatatatttttcgaaaaatatatatattttttataaaaaaaatattttttttaaaaaaatatttttattttaaaaaaaaaaaaaatttatatatatttttttaaatattaattttttttttttttttgctcaatggcttaaaaaattatgATGAAAGTTTATGAAATGTgacaaatttttaatataattttcatatacaaaattttgaaaactgaACTATTAAAATTGGATGTTGTTAGAAGTAATCACTTTCCAAAtctaaaaactttaaaaaaaatgcatcATTTAGGAAAGTGCTATTACACCAATTTATAGGATTTTATGGAAATATAcacatttataatatttcaaagAAATAAGAATAACCCTATAgtttttagcaaaaaaaaaaaaatattaaaaaaaaaaaaaaaaaaaaaaaattattttttttttttttaaaataaaaaaaaaaattaaaaaatgatttaaaaaataaaaaataatttaaaaataattttttttaaaataaattgtctATGATTTGtcagttatgttttgtaaatataattgGTTGGTCATTatagtatatataatatgttgaAGTGATAAACATGTTATAACTTAAATGTGCACTCATAGTTTTTTCTGGTCACCAAATAAATTTTGACATTACAATCAATGAATGAAATTTTAGgtaaaccaaaaaagaaagaaaaagacaacCACTAAGAGCATTACAAGTCATGATATAttgatatttgaaatttgagAGCTAATCATCTtttacaacaaaaaatatattattttaccCAGTGTTACTAATCAAGGTGATTTTCTGGTTAGGTAGGTAAAATTCAACTACTTTGATGTGATTTAAAACAAAGGgtaaagtttaattattttaatgtgacaaaaatattttgtgacTTTATTGTTATAGTGAATAAAATTCAACCTATGTGAAATTAACCTTCTATCATCTAGGTAAGTAATATTTACGCACTGCCATTACAGATTAAAATTCACTGATAACAATCAAAAGCTACACAGTATTAGTGTACTTAAATCCTATACTAATCAAAATTCCTTTGAAACTATAATAGTATTTCTTATTGGAGGACAAGACAGAAGTCAACAACTATGTACCTCTATGTTCACACTTCCCTCTTCTTCACACCTTAAAAAATACACAACCTAAAACTCATACTCCTATATATTAAATaagttcattaattcatttcatatGTTTCCTCTGATAGTTCTTCTAATTTCTTTCATTAAATACCCAGCCAAATCTTCTTCACATTTTTTCCCGTTTCTCATAGGACTTTGGTCCTTCAAGATCCAAACATTATTCGGCCTAGTACAATGCATAGCATACATTAAACTGCCAATTGCACTAGCGTTATCTAATCTGATTGACTAACAGATCTTCCCGAGTTGTTTAACCAATATGGATGCGCCACGTAATTTGCACTCTTCTTCCCATTTTGATTTTCCAATCATTGCCATAGCCATTATAGGCATACTAGCCACTGGTTTCTTGCTAGTCACCTACTACATTTTTGTCATCAAATGCTGCTTGGATTGGCAAAGAATTGATCTTTTGAGACCATTTTCGTTCTCGCGAAGGGAACGTGTCGAAGACCCTTTAACGGTTCGCTCACCAACACCTGAAAAACGGGGACTGGACGAATCTGTTATTCATTCAATCCCCGTTTTTCGTTACAAAAAGACTCAAGGGACCAACACTGCAAGTAGTAATACATGTGAATGTGttgtttgtttgaatgaatTTCAAGAAGATGAGAATCTTAGAGTCATTCCAAATTGTGGCCATTTTTTTCACATTGATTGTATTGACATTTGGCTTCAAAATAATACAAATTGTCCACTTTGCAGAACTAGCATCtcattacacattacaacaaagTTCCCTTTGGATCAAATCATCACTCCTCAAAGAAGTGACAATTTTAGAGATGAAGATTATATTGTGATAGATATAATTAGAGTTCAAGAGAGATTAAACTCAGGGGAATTATCAACAGGATATTTATCAAGTAGCCCTTCTACTACaaaaattgaaccaaaagtTACAAGAAAGAAAGTCAACAAATTGAGCCATGAATGCATTGACATAAGGAACAAGGATGAACATTTCACAATTGATCAACCTATTAGGAGATCTTTCTCAATGGATTCGGCTTCGGATCGACGAATATACGAGGAGATTATGCAGCAACAGAGGCAAGTGCCTAATGTTAAAagatcatttttttcatttgga
This genomic interval from Lycium ferocissimum isolate CSIRO_LF1 unplaced genomic scaffold, AGI_CSIRO_Lferr_CH_V1 ctg51, whole genome shotgun sequence contains the following:
- the LOC132044658 gene encoding RING-H2 finger protein ATL1-like, encoding MDAPRNLHSSSHFDFPIIAIAIIGILATGFLLVTYYIFVIKCCLDWQRIDLLRPFSFSRRERVEDPLTVRSPTPEKRGLDESVIHSIPVFRYKKTQGTNTASSNTCECVVCLNEFQEDENLRVIPNCGHFFHIDCIDIWLQNNTNCPLCRTSISLHITTKFPLDQIITPQRSDNFRDEDYIVIDIIRVQERLNSGELSTGYLSSSPSTTKIEPKVTRKKVNKLSHECIDIRNKDEHFTIDQPIRRSFSMDSASDRRIYEEIMQQQRQVPNVKRSFFSFGHGRGSRNAVLPVDLEL